In the genome of Mycteria americana isolate JAX WOST 10 ecotype Jacksonville Zoo and Gardens chromosome 7, USCA_MyAme_1.0, whole genome shotgun sequence, one region contains:
- the KPNA4 gene encoding importin subunit alpha-3, with amino-acid sequence MADNEKLDNQRLKNFKNKGRDLETMRRQRNEVVVELRKNKRDEHLLKRRNVPHEDICEDSDIDGDFRVQNTSLEAIVQNASSDNQGIQLSAVQAARKLLSSDRNPPIDDLIKSGILPILVHCLERDDNPSLQFEAAWALTNIASGTSEQTQAVVQSNAVPLFLRLLHSPHQNVCEQAVWALGNIIGDGPQCRDYVISLGVVKPLLSFISPSIPITFLRNVTWVMVNLCRHKDPPPPMETIQEILPALCVLIHHTDVNILVDTVWALSYLTDAGNEQIQMVIDSGIVPHLVPLLSHQEVKVQTAALRAVGNIVTGTDEQTQVVLNCEALSHFPALLTHPKEKINKEAVWFLSNITAGNQQQVQAVIDANLVPMIIHLLDKGDFGTQKEAAWAISNLTISGRKDQVAYLIQQNVIPPFCNLLTVKDAQVVQVVLDGLSNILKMAEDEAETIANLIEECGGLEKIEQLQNHENEDIYKLAYEIIDQFFSSDDIDEDPSLVPEAIQGGTFGFNSSANVPAEGFQF; translated from the exons ACTAtgagaagacaaagaaatgaagTTGTTGTGGAGTTAAGAAAG aacaAAAGAGATGAGCATCTTCTAAAGAGGAGAAATGTTCCCCATGAAGATATCTGTGAAGATTCTGATATAGATGGTGACTTTCGAGTG CAAAACACTTCTTTGGAGGCAATAgtacag aaTGCTTCAAGTGACAACCAGGGTATCCAGTTAAGTGCTGTGCAGGCTGCAAG aaagctgctttccagtgaTCGCAATCCACCAATTGACGATCTAATAAAATCAGGAATATTACCTATTTTAGTGCACTGTCTTGAAAGAGATGACAA TCCTTCTTTACAGTTTGAAGCTGCATGGGCTTTGACAAACATTGCCTCTGGAACCTCTGAACAAACACAGGCCGTAGTTCAATCTA ATGCTGTGCCACTTTTTCTGAGACTGCTGCATTCACCTCACCAAAATGTTTGTGAGCAAGCTGTGTGGGCTTTAGGAAATATCATAG GTGATGGACCCCAGTGTAGAGATTACGTTATTAGTCTTGGAGTAGTGAAACCACTGCTGTCCTTCATCAGCCCATCTATTCCCATAACTTTCTTAAGAAATGTTACTTGGGTCATGGTCAACTTGTGCCGTCACAAAGATCCTCCTCCGCCGATGGAAACCATTCAGGAG atCCTTCCAGCGCTCTGTGTTTTAATTCACCACACAGATGTAAAT ATATTGGTAGATACAGTCTGGGCGCTCTCATATCTAACGGATGCTGGCAATGAACAGATCCAAATGGTGATAGACTCCGGAATAGTCCCTCATTTGGTTCCTCTTCTCAGTCATCAAGAAGTTAAAGTGCAA actgCTGCACTGAGAGCTGTAGGAAACATTGTCACTGGTACCGATGAACAGACACAGGTAGTTCTGAATTGTGAAGCTCTTTCACATTTTCCAGCACTTCTGACACAtcccaaagaaaaaattaataag GAAGCAGTGTGGTTCCTATCTAACATCACTGCAGGAAATCAGCAGCAAGTTCAGGCAGTAATAGATGCAAACCTTGTTCCAATGATAATACATCTTCTAGATAAG GGTGACTTTGGCACTCAGAAAGAAGCTGCTTGGGCAATAAGCAACTTAACGATCAGCGGAAGAAAAGACCAA gTGGCATACTTAATTCAACAAAATGTAATTCCTCCCTTTTGCAATTTGCTGACAGTAAAAGATGCGCAAGTTGTGCAAGTGGTTCTGGATGGACTaagtaatatattaaaaatggcTGAAGATGAAGCAGAAACCATAGCCAATCTTATAGAAGAGTGTGGAG GCCTGGAGAAAATTGAACAGCTACAAAATCATGAAAATGAAGACATCTACAAACTGGCTTATGAGATCATTGATCAGTTCTTCTCTTCAGATGAT ATTGATGAAGATCCTAGCCTTGTTCCAGAAGCAATACAAGGCGGAACATTTGGTTTCAATTCATCTGCCAATGTACCAGCAGAAGGGTTCCAGTTTTAG